CACAATCACATGAAAGGgagatcagaaaatgctggaactgcACAGATCAACCTGCAATAGGGAGAACCGTTTGGTATCGAGTGTGTAATTCCTCACACAGGATGTGTCTCGGACCAGGAATCGAACCACGAGCAGCAGCTTCCCTCTCACATGCTGACAGGTAGATTCTCAGCTGCTTTTATTTCCCATTGCCATCATTCGAGCTTTGTAATGAAGGACTTATTACGGGAAGGGTCAGCACTTTACCCCCTCCCCATGTTTTTTTCTTTTAACCCATCCAGCCCTCCCATCAACTCTGACCTTGTGCACAAATCGTAGGTAATAAGCAGACCTTGAGGGGTGGGGGATGAATCAAGTTAGGGCAAGAATCCAACAACTTTTATATCGCTCATCAACTCAATGCGTTCTTTCAAATCAATTTGCCTATTTGAGGGTCAGACCGGCACagggggaggcacacacacactggcggcCGTGTTAAATGAACTGCAACTCAAAATACTCCCAAACTTGGTGAGGAAGTTACTTTCCCAGCATCGTTTAAGCTCAGTACCAGCTCATTACTATTCAGATTAcaacgtgtgtgtgtgagaaaacCTTTTGATGGCTGACACAAGAGAAAAAGATTGCATTTATCCAACGGGATTTATTCCGGAAAGGTGTTTCAGAGCAAGTTTGGATTGGAGGTTGTAGCACATCCCCTGCTGAATCCCAGAGGCCACACCGGCGCCTCGCAGAGGCTCCAAGGATGAATTTATTAACAGAATCATGagttaacatttttttaaatcaaTCAGCGTTCCCAGTCGATGACCAGCTGTACACTTCCAGAGCTGCAGTGGGTCACATCCCATATTCCTTCTGAGACCTTGGGATAATCTTGACACAAACACTGACCCCTCATTTACCAGTTTCTGGGCAGAGCCAATCACCACTGTCACGTCAAAGAAGAAAATTAAATGTTTGCGCCTCTGTAAAAATGGGGGAAAGATGGCCAACTGGAGGTTTTATCTTACCCAGATTTAGCTTGCTTAAGGAGGTGGTGGTGAAAAACCCTGATGAAACTCTACTGTACAGCAGTGCTCAGTGACTAATAGGCTGAAATTAAATAGTGTGAATGTGGTGCAACTGCTTTTCATTTTAAAGCAAATTACAGTTTCGGGGATGACAGGAAAGGTGATGGCGGTGCGGATAGGAGGGGCGTACAGGCCTCCTCTTGTACAAGAACCATTCTACGATGCTGCAATGCTTCATTAGTTGCCCTTTTGTTCCTGATTCCGTGTGGCGCAGGAGTTGAGCCATTTGCCTGCACAAAGCTGGACAATGAGCATCAGTGGATATGGGAGGGAACAGCACAGACAAGATCACATTGCatggaacaactgcaggcccacatcccactggggggacggggggggggggggcaccaaaacTGTTGTGACAAACATGCATGGGAAGACATGTAGGATGGGGATGAGGTAAGGGGCTGAAGGATGGTATAGGAATACACGGACTGGAGGTCTCCCACGGACTCCTGAACGTTTCCTGTATCCGTTAACTAATTTGTGTCATGCAGGTGCTTTGGGAGATAGCTCTGTTGCTTTGGGAGGTGGCTCTGTTGCTTTGGGAGGTGGCTCTGTTGCTTTGGGAGATGGTGCTGTTGCTTTGGGAGATGGTGCTGTTGCTTTGGGAGGTGGCTCTGTTGCTTTGGGAGATAGCTCTGTTGCTTTGGGAGGTGGCTCTGTTGCTTTGGGAGGTGGCTCTGTTGCTTTGGGAGGTGGCTCTGTTGCTTTGGGAGATGGTGCTGTTGCTTTGGGAGATGGTGCTGTTGCTTTGGGAGGTAGCTCTGTTGCTTTGGGAGGTAGCTCTGTTGCTTTGGGAGGTGGCTCTGTTGCTTTGGGAGGTGGCTCTGTTGCTTTGGGAGGTGGCTCTGTTGCTTTGGGAGATGGTGCTGTTGCTTTGGGAGATGGTGCTGTTGCTTTGGGAGATGGTGCTGTTGCTTTGGGAGATGGTGCTGTTGCTTTGGGAGGTAGCTCTGTTCCTTTGGGAGATGGTGCTGTTCCTTTGGGAGATGGTGCTGTTGCTTTGGGAGATGGCTCTGTTCCTTTGGGAGATGGTGCTGTTCCTTTGGGAGATGGCTCTGTTGCTTTGGGAGATGGCTCTGTTGCTTTGGGAGGTGGCTCTGTTGCTTTGGGAGATGGTGCTGTTGCTTTGGGAGGTAGCTCTGTTGCTTTGGGAGATGGTGCTGTTGCTTTGGGAGATGGTGCTGTTGCTTTGGGAGATGGTGCTGTTGCTTTGGGAGATGGCGCTGTTGCTTTGGGAGGTGGCTCTGTTGCTTTGGGAGGTGGCTCTGTTGCTTTGGGAGGTAGCTCTGTTGCTTTGGGAGGTGGCTCTGTTGCTTTGGGAGATGGCTGTTGCTTTGGGAGGTGGCCCTGTTGCTTTGGGAGATGGTGCTGTTGCTTTGGGAGATGGTGCTGTTGCTTTGGGAGGTGGTGCTGTTGCTTTGGGAGATGGTGCTGTTGCTTTGGGAGATAGCTCTGTTGCTTTGGGAGGTAGCTCTGTTGCTTTGGGAGATGGCGCTGTTGCTTTGGGAGGTAGCTCTGTTGCTTTGGGAGGTAGCTCTGTTGCTTTGGGAGATGGCGCTGTTGCTTTGGGAGGTGGCTCTGTTGCTTTGGGAGGTAGCTCTGTTGCTTTGGGAGGTGGCTCTGTTGCTTTGGGAGGTGGCTCTGTTGCTTTGGGAGATGGTGCTGTTGCTTTGGGAGATGGTGCTGTTGCTTTGGGAGGTGGCGCTGTTGTTTTGGGAGGTGGCTCTGTTATTTTGGAGATCGTTCTGTTGCTTTGGGAGGTGGCTCTGTTGTTTTGGGAAGTGGCTCTGTTGCTTTGGGAGATGGTGCTGTTGCTTTGGGAGATGGTGCTGTTGCTTTGGGAGGTGGCGCTGTTGTTTTGGGAGGTGGCTCTGTTGTTTTGGGAGGTGGCTCTGTTGTTTTGGGAAGTGGCTCTGTTGCTTTGGGAGATGGTGCTGTTGCTTTGGGAGATGGTGCTGTTGCTTTGGGAGATGGTGCTGTTGCTTTGGAGATCGTTCTGTTGCTTTGGGAGATGGCTCTGTTGTTTTGGGAAGTGGCTCTGTTGCTTTGGGAGGTGGCTCTGTTGCTTTGGGAGGTGGCTCTGTTGCTTTGGGAGGTGGCTCTGTTGTTTTGGGAAGTGGCTCTGTTGCTTTGGGAGATAGCTCTGTTGCTTTGGGAGATAGCTCTGTTGTTTTGGGAAGTGGCTCTGTTGCTTTGGGAGATGGTGCTGTTGCTTTGGGAGATGGTGCTGTTGCTTTGGGAGATGGTGCTGTTGCTTTGGGAGATGGTGCTGTTGCTTTGGGAGGTAGCTCTGTTGCTTTGGGAGGTGGCTCTGTTGCTTTGGGAGGTAGCTCTGTTGCTTTGGGAGATGGTGCTGTTGCTTTGGAGATCGTTCTGTTGCTTTGGGAGATGGCTCTGTTGTTTTGGGAAGTGGCTCTGTTGCTTTGGGAGATGGTGCTGTTGCTTTGGGAGATGGTGCTGTTGCTTTGGGAGGTGGCGCTGTTGTTTTGGGAGGTGGCTCTGTTGTTTTGGGAAGTGGCTCTGTTGCTTTGGGAGATGGCGCTGTTGCTTTGGGAGATGGCGCTGTTGCTTTGGGAGATGGCTCTGTTGCTTTCGGAGATGGCGCTGTTGTTTTGGGAGATGGTGCTGTTGCTTTGGGAGATGGCGCTGTTGCTTTGGGAGATGGCTCTGTTGCTTTGGGAGATGGTGCTGTTGCTTTGGGAGATGGTGCTGTTGCTTTGGGAGGTGGCTCTGTTGCTTTGGGAGGTGGCTCTGTTGCTTTGGGAGGTGGCTCTGTTGCTTTGGGAGGTGGCTCTGTTGCTTTGGGAGATGGTGCTGTTGCTTTGGGAGATGGTGCTGTTGCTTTGGGAGGTGGCTCTGTTGCTTTGGGAGGTAGCTCTGTTGCTTTGGGAGATGGTGCTGTTGCTTTGGGAGATGGTGCTGTTGCTTTGGGAGATGGCGCTGTTGCTTTGGGAGATAGCTCTGTTGCTTTGGGAGGTAGCTCTGTTGCTTTGGGAGGTGGCTCTGTTGCTTTGGGAGATGGCTCTGTTGCTTTGGGAGGTGGCTCTGTTGCTTTGGGAGATGGCGCTGTTGCTTTGGGAGATGGCTCTGTTGCTTTGGGAGGTAGCTCTGTTGCTTTGGGAGATGGTGCTGTTGCTTTGGGAGATGGTGCTGTTGCTTTGGGAGGTGGCTCTGTTGCTTTCGGAGATGGCGCTGTTGCTTTGGGAGGTGGCTCTGTTGCTTTGGGAGGTAGCTCTGTTGCTTTGGGAGGTAGCTCTGTTGCTTTGGGAGGTGGCTCTGTTGCTTTGGGAGGTGGCGCTGTTGTTTTGGGAGGTGGCTCTGTTGCTTTGGGAGATGGTGCTGTTGCCTTGGGAGATGGCGCTGTTGCTTTGGGAGATAGCTCTGTTGCTTTCGGAGATGGCGCTGTTGCTTTGGGAGATGGCTCTGTTGCTTTCGGAGATGGCTCTGTTGCTTTGGAGATCGTTCTGTTGCTTTGGGAGATGGTGCTGTTGCTTTGGGAGATGGCTCTGTTGCTTTGGGAGATGGCTCTGTTGCTTTGGAGATCGTTCTGTTGCTTTGGGAGATGGCTCTGTTGCTTTGGAGATCGTTCAGTTGCTTCGGGAGATCGTTCTGTTGCTTTGGGAGATGGCTCTGTTGCTTTGGGAGATGGCTCTGTTGCTTTGGGAGATGGCTCTGTTGCTTTGGGAGATGGCTATGTTGCTTTGGGAGATCGTTCTGTGCTGTCTTTTCCACCATTTGGCTGGACAGCGAACAAGAGTGAGTGCGAGGAAGCAAGAGCAAGAACAAGTGAGAGAAaagaagagagagtgagaaagagtgagaacaagagaaaggaagagagaacaagagaaagggagagagaacaagagaaagggagagagagagggaaaaagagcGAGCGTGAGCGAGTGAGCAAGAGAGAAAGCAAGCCAGAGTGTTACAAAGAGTATAAAAAAAAAGCTCACCTTCCTTCTGCAAAAAACAGAGAAAAAGCTTGCCAAGATTATCAGGTTTCACAGCTGCAGAGCCGTGATACTTTATTCAAGAGTGAgaacaaacaacaaaaaaaaagtgcAACACCCGGAGCCCAGTGACGGGAGTAGAATAATTAAACAGTGTGGACAATGACTGGCTGCTCGACGGGGCCTGCACAACATCTGAACCTTCTgtttgttccctggttagaattcaGACAAGTAGCTCAAAAGtccaggcggtgggtgggagggagggaagggagagggggttTGCCGAGGCACTAGGAGTGCTCATCAAAGGCCGTGTGTGTGTTTGGAAACCGCTGCGCGCTATATTCCGGGTCTTCCCTTATCCTCTTCTGGATGTCGGATTGGATCTGAAGGAAAGAGGGAAAAATGACTTTCAGAATGACTCCAAGGTTTCACGCCGCCTCTCACCCAACACTCCCAGAAtcagaacagtatagcacaggaggtgtccattcagcccatcaagtctgcacccattattttaaaaatcaattcaatttgtccttcttgaccTGTCCCCCAGCTCTTTGTCCATAACATTAAATGTGTAAAACTGCCACCTCTACTTCTTTACTCTTGTCGAAACATCCGCCTATCGGTACCTCTGCTCGGTGATGATCTTTTATGCATGATGAGGTTATTCCACATAGTATCACAGTTTAGTCCAAATCACATTTGCCAGCAAATCACATTAAAGtgaaaaatcaaat
This window of the Scyliorhinus torazame isolate Kashiwa2021f chromosome 14, sScyTor2.1, whole genome shotgun sequence genome carries:
- the LOC140389141 gene encoding uncharacterized protein, whose protein sequence is MLRKPSPKATEPSPKATEPSPKATEPSPKATERSPEATERSPKQQSHLPKQQNDLQSNRAISQSNRAISQSNSTISQSNRTISKATEPSPKATEPSPKATAPSPKATELSPKATAPSPKATAPSPKATEPPPKTTAPPPKATEPPPKATELPPKATELPPKATEPPPKATAPSPKATEPPPKATAPSPKATAPSPKATELPPKATEPSPKATAPSPKATEPPPKATEPSPKATEPPPKATELPPKATELSPKATAPSPKATAPSPKATAPSPKATAPSPKATAPSPKATEPPPKATEPPPKATEPPPKATEPPPKATAPSPKATAPSPKATEPSPKATAPSPKATAPSPKTTAPSPKATEPSPKATAPSPKATAPSPKATEPLPKTTEPPPKTTAPPPKATAPSPKATAPSPKATEPLPKTTEPSPKATERSPKQQHHLPKQQSYLPKQQSHLPKQQSYLPKQQHHLPKQQHHLPKQQHHLPKQQHHLPKQQSHFPKQQSYLPKQQSYLPKQQSHFPKQQSHLPKQQSHLPKQQSHLPKQQSHFPKQQSHLPKQQNDLQSNSTISQSNSTISQSNSTISQSNRATSQNNRATSQNNRATSQNNSATSQSNSTISQSNSTISQSNRATSQNNRATSQSNRTISKITEPPPKTTAPPPKATAPSPKATAPSPKATEPPPKATEPPPKATELPPKATEPPPKATAPSPKATELPPKATELPPKATAPSPKATELPPKATELSPKATAPSPKATAPPPKATAPSPKATAPSPKATGPPPKATAISQSNRATSQSNRATSQSNRATSQSNRATSQSNSAISQSNSTISQSNSTISQSNSTISQSNRATSQSNSTISQSNRATSQSNRAISQSNRAISQRNSTISQRNRAISQSNSTISQRNSTISQRNRATSQSNSTISQSNSTISQSNSTISQSNSTISQSNRATSQSNRATSQSNRATSQSNRATSQSNRATSQSNSTISQSNSTISQSNRATSQSNRATSQSNRATSQSNRAISQSNRATSQSNSTISQSNSTISQSNRATSQSNRATSQSNRAISQSTCMTQIS